From a region of the Pongo pygmaeus isolate AG05252 chromosome 5, NHGRI_mPonPyg2-v2.0_pri, whole genome shotgun sequence genome:
- the PKIB gene encoding cAMP-dependent protein kinase inhibitor beta isoform X5 translates to MRTDSSKMTDVESGVANFASSARAGRRNALPDIQSSAATDGTSDLPLKLEALSVKEDAKEKDEETIQDQLEKPQNEDK, encoded by the exons ATGAGGACAGATTCATCAAAAATGACTGATGTGGAGTCTGGGGTCGCCAATTTTGCATCTTCAGCAAGGGCAGGCCGCCGGAATGCCTTACCAGACATCCAGAGTTCAGCTGCCACAGATGGAACCTCAGATTTGCCCCTCAAACTGGAGGCTCTCTCCGTGAAGGAAG atgcaaaagagaaagatgaagaaacaatACAAGACCAATTGGAAAAGCCTCAAAATGAAGACAAATGA
- the PKIB gene encoding cAMP-dependent protein kinase inhibitor beta isoform X4, whose amino-acid sequence MSHQDVAMRTDSSKMTDVESGVANFASSARAGRRNALPDIQSSAATDGTSDLPLKLEALSVKEDAKEKDEETIQDQLEKPQNEDK is encoded by the exons ATGTTGCTATGAGGACAGATTCATCAAAAATGACTGATGTGGAGTCTGGGGTCGCCAATTTTGCATCTTCAGCAAGGGCAGGCCGCCGGAATGCCTTACCAGACATCCAGAGTTCAGCTGCCACAGATGGAACCTCAGATTTGCCCCTCAAACTGGAGGCTCTCTCCGTGAAGGAAG atgcaaaagagaaagatgaagaaacaatACAAGACCAATTGGAAAAGCCTCAAAATGAAGACAAATGA